The Bacteroidales bacterium genome includes a region encoding these proteins:
- the rsmG gene encoding 16S rRNA (guanine(527)-N(7))-methyltransferase RsmG yields the protein MDKLLQFFPNLNSYQIEQFKQLDPLYKEWNAKINVISRKDIDHLYEHHILHSLTIAAFFDFSNHTILDVGTGGGFPGIPLAIMFPHCQFTLVDSIGKKIKVVEQISNSLKLTNVKTLHINVKEHKQTYDYIVSRAVCNFNEFVAITRKNLSYNPYGGIIYLKGGDLLQELTLFKDKIQIFNIYDKIPIPFFETKKIVWLKTNLLNH from the coding sequence ATGGATAAACTTTTACAGTTTTTCCCAAATTTAAACTCATACCAAATTGAGCAGTTTAAACAATTAGATCCTTTATATAAAGAATGGAATGCTAAAATAAATGTCATTTCGCGCAAAGATATTGACCACTTATACGAACATCATATTTTACATTCATTAACAATTGCTGCTTTTTTTGATTTCTCTAATCATACTATACTCGATGTGGGTACAGGTGGAGGATTTCCTGGTATTCCTTTGGCTATTATGTTTCCTCACTGTCAATTTACTTTAGTTGATTCTATCGGAAAAAAAATTAAAGTAGTAGAACAAATTTCTAATTCATTAAAACTTACAAATGTCAAAACCCTACATATCAACGTAAAAGAACATAAACAAACCTACGATTATATTGTTAGCAGAGCTGTATGCAATTTTAACGAATTTGTGGCTATAACACGAAAAAATTTATCATATAACCCATACGGAGGAATTATTTATTTAAAAGGGGGCGATTTGTTGCAAGAACTTACTCTGTTTAAAGATAAAATTCAAATCTTTAATATTTACGATAAAATACCTATTCCCTTTTTCGAAACCAAAAAGATTGTTTGGCTAAAAACAAACCTTTTAAATCATTAA
- a CDS encoding YfhO family protein produces MNKISLNQFGKYLLPIIAFLILSFAYFSPILQGKRLQQSDVANYYGMAKEANDYYEKTGEVALWTNSMFGGMPTYLIINVAQNNIWKYLHQVCSLNGFKPVGMLFLYLLGFYIALLMLGFKPFLSFAGSLAYAFSSYFLIILEPGHITKALAIGYLPVIVASIYVAYKSKPIIGSIIFGIFLTMQLMVNHLQITYYTFLIILVFLLFELISVIRTKTYKHFIKTSAILGIATALAIGSNATNLWLTYEYGKYSTRGPSELTTNKENKTTGLDKDYATAWSYGVDETLTLLIPNAKGGASYTKLDEGSNTYEYFKNQYGSAQADQICQQIPTYWGTQPFTSGPVYIGAVVFFLFLLGMFYLKGWIKWWMFIATLFSIMLAWGKNFMPLTNFFFDHFPGYDKFRTVSMILVIAEFTMPFLAIYTLYDLLTQPIDKSRLYKSLKWSVGILGGICLILLIMPGMFFNFNAGIDNDLAKAGYPLSDIISDRESMFRTDAFRSLIFILITALVVFLIFKDKIKTKWAIVAFALLFLIDLWPVNKRYVHDEMFVEASKAKDPFKPTNADLQILQDPDPYYRVLNVTVNTFNDASTSYFHKSIGGYHGAKMKRYQELIENQISKNNFQVLNMLNTKYIIFKGQNQEPVAQYNPEALGNAWFVKAYKIVENADSEIAALTNFKADSIAIIDKRFANELKDFKFQPDSTAKIKLTYYSPNKLSYSYNAQTPQFTVFSDIYYDKGWNLYIDGQKSKYFRVNYVLRAAILPSGQHQIDFIFEPSSYFIGEKISLASSIILLLLAIFAFYKEFFKEK; encoded by the coding sequence ATGAACAAAATATCATTAAATCAGTTTGGTAAGTATTTATTGCCTATTATTGCGTTTTTAATTTTATCGTTTGCTTATTTTTCGCCTATTTTACAAGGAAAACGCTTACAACAAAGCGACGTTGCAAACTACTATGGCATGGCCAAAGAAGCTAACGATTATTACGAAAAAACAGGCGAAGTAGCCTTATGGACAAATAGCATGTTTGGCGGAATGCCTACATACCTTATTATCAATGTTGCTCAAAATAATATATGGAAATATTTACATCAAGTATGCTCACTCAATGGCTTCAAACCCGTTGGAATGTTATTTTTATATTTGCTTGGATTTTATATCGCCCTCTTAATGCTTGGTTTTAAACCATTCCTTAGCTTTGCTGGCTCACTTGCCTATGCATTTTCTTCGTATTTTCTTATTATTCTCGAACCAGGACACATTACAAAAGCTTTGGCAATTGGATATCTTCCGGTAATTGTAGCTTCCATATATGTAGCTTACAAATCAAAACCCATAATCGGGTCTATTATTTTTGGTATTTTTCTTACTATGCAATTAATGGTAAACCACCTACAAATTACTTATTACACCTTTTTAATTATCTTAGTTTTTTTGCTTTTCGAACTAATTTCGGTTATTCGAACCAAAACATATAAACATTTTATAAAAACATCGGCTATATTGGGCATTGCTACAGCCTTAGCCATTGGAAGCAATGCAACAAATCTTTGGTTAACATACGAATACGGGAAATATTCAACCCGAGGTCCATCGGAACTAACTACCAATAAAGAAAACAAAACAACCGGTCTCGATAAAGACTACGCTACTGCATGGAGTTATGGAGTTGACGAAACGCTTACCCTTCTAATTCCCAACGCCAAAGGAGGAGCATCATACACAAAATTAGACGAAGGAAGTAACACTTACGAATATTTTAAAAATCAATACGGAAGTGCTCAAGCCGACCAAATCTGTCAACAAATCCCTACTTACTGGGGCACTCAGCCATTTACCAGTGGACCTGTATATATTGGTGCCGTTGTGTTTTTCTTATTTTTATTAGGCATGTTTTATCTAAAAGGGTGGATTAAATGGTGGATGTTTATTGCTACACTTTTCTCTATTATGCTTGCATGGGGAAAAAATTTTATGCCCTTAACTAACTTTTTCTTTGACCATTTTCCCGGATACGATAAATTTAGAACTGTTTCGATGATATTAGTTATAGCCGAGTTTACCATGCCATTTTTAGCCATTTATACTTTATATGATTTATTAACGCAACCTATCGATAAAAGTCGTTTATATAAATCGCTTAAATGGTCGGTTGGAATACTTGGCGGTATATGTCTTATCTTGCTTATTATGCCCGGAATGTTTTTCAATTTTAATGCTGGTATCGATAACGACCTAGCAAAAGCGGGTTATCCTTTATCAGATATTATCTCCGACCGTGAAAGTATGTTTAGAACCGACGCATTTCGCTCGTTGATATTTATCTTAATTACTGCCCTAGTAGTATTTTTAATCTTTAAAGATAAAATAAAAACTAAATGGGCAATCGTTGCTTTTGCTTTACTATTTTTAATAGATCTTTGGCCTGTAAATAAACGTTATGTTCACGACGAAATGTTTGTTGAAGCAAGCAAAGCAAAAGATCCATTTAAACCCACCAATGCCGATTTACAAATTTTACAAGACCCCGATCCTTACTATCGTGTGCTGAATGTAACAGTGAATACTTTTAATGACGCCAGCACATCATATTTTCATAAATCGATTGGGGGATATCATGGTGCAAAAATGAAACGATATCAAGAATTAATCGAAAATCAAATTTCGAAAAATAACTTCCAAGTATTAAATATGCTCAATACCAAATACATTATTTTTAAAGGACAAAATCAAGAACCTGTGGCTCAATACAACCCAGAAGCTCTGGGCAATGCTTGGTTTGTAAAAGCATATAAAATAGTCGAAAATGCCGATAGCGAAATAGCAGCTTTAACCAACTTCAAAGCCGATTCGATAGCCATTATTGACAAACGATTTGCCAACGAATTAAAAGATTTTAAATTTCAACCCGATTCAACAGCAAAAATAAAACTTACTTATTACTCACCGAATAAGCTTTCGTATTCATATAATGCACAAACGCCACAATTTACCGTTTTTTCTGATATTTATTACGATAAAGGATGGAATCTTTATATAGATGGTCAAAAATCAAAATATTTTCGTGTAAATTATGTTTTACGTGCAGCCATTCTCCCTTCAGGTCAACATCAGATTGATTTTATATTTGAACCTTCATCGTATTTTATTGGAGAAAAAATTTCGCTTGCAAGTTCCATTATTTTGCTATTATTAGCTATCTTTGCTTTTTACAAAGAGTTTTTTAAAGAAAAATAA
- a CDS encoding glycosyltransferase family 39 protein, with translation MYKNKKIEYIFIFLLYVFLFIHHFIGFGGHFGWDDMEYAHLSHQWANGTFHLSNNHFSYRLPIIIFTGFIYKYFGINEFSSALPALIISMIILFLVYLTLKQRDTRIVVTGLLLCTTVPAFLFYTDKIMADLYVALGILISFFALYLYRFNFKTNAILWASIFVTGLLFAFITKEVVVLVLPTLTILLISDIIKQRHLKFWAFSVILGILALLLYHVWIAYKTGNPFSRYLAIAYNAYLNPCSYEYLPFIYTLKRIGYELWFEFTLNGFMVLGAFLLPVFFYKRKWTFNKPESFWGLISITLLLSANFMTKNYSAYSPMCTDIRHYLFLVPILSVTTAPFIVRYFFSIRKSWFIVIFNGLMLLWLYFNLFKIPLKAIFVFYICIFVVFLIAKVLTHPRLKTTIWIIFLASWLIVPITQMYYDNKNGYNNIEPFFDKHFKKINTTAIVLTDPVMKRIADYQMHWDSSKVRFINERSPLIPYRHEAHEYYIYHNDLTWWLTGIKKGGSMIMWYYHKPNIKLIDSINGNVLYKVILPEKMNRPVSQYQFTNDMEWAYIPMFSCNNFYKDSTQVFNGKYSYKLVPQGFSPTLNIPMSHIISSMSSKIEIEIEVAIWAQNNNFTNLVMSIEDTTGKTIFWLGKPIKELIRSCNCWQKCKHNMSYEPKTETLKHHLKIYLWNNDSSTVWIDDLKLKIVNIEHL, from the coding sequence ATGTACAAAAACAAAAAAATTGAATATATTTTTATATTTCTACTCTATGTATTTTTGTTTATTCATCATTTTATAGGCTTTGGGGGACATTTTGGATGGGACGATATGGAATATGCCCATCTTTCGCATCAGTGGGCTAATGGTACTTTTCATTTATCAAACAATCATTTTTCGTATAGATTGCCCATTATTATTTTTACTGGATTTATCTATAAATATTTTGGAATCAACGAATTTTCCTCAGCATTGCCTGCTTTAATAATAAGCATGATTATACTTTTTCTGGTTTACTTAACACTAAAACAACGCGATACACGAATTGTTGTTACAGGTTTATTATTATGTACCACAGTGCCTGCTTTTCTATTTTATACCGATAAAATAATGGCAGACCTTTATGTTGCTTTGGGAATTTTAATTAGTTTTTTTGCTCTTTATTTGTATCGATTTAACTTTAAAACCAACGCTATATTATGGGCATCAATATTTGTTACAGGATTATTGTTTGCTTTTATTACCAAAGAAGTTGTCGTTTTAGTCTTACCAACACTCACCATTCTTTTAATATCTGACATTATAAAACAGCGACACCTAAAATTCTGGGCATTTTCAGTCATATTGGGCATATTAGCATTGCTTTTATATCATGTTTGGATAGCATATAAAACAGGAAATCCTTTTTCGCGTTACCTGGCAATAGCATATAATGCCTATCTAAACCCATGTAGTTACGAATATTTGCCTTTTATTTATACTTTAAAGCGAATAGGTTATGAACTTTGGTTTGAATTTACATTGAATGGATTCATGGTTTTGGGTGCATTTTTGTTGCCTGTCTTTTTTTATAAAAGAAAATGGACGTTTAATAAACCTGAATCATTTTGGGGGTTAATCAGTATTACATTGTTGCTTTCTGCTAATTTTATGACTAAAAATTACAGCGCATACTCTCCTATGTGTACCGACATTCGCCATTATTTATTTCTCGTTCCAATATTATCGGTAACAACAGCTCCATTTATTGTTCGTTACTTTTTTTCGATTAGAAAATCGTGGTTTATTGTGATATTTAACGGATTGATGCTTTTGTGGCTTTATTTCAACTTATTCAAAATTCCTTTAAAAGCTATCTTTGTTTTTTATATTTGCATTTTTGTTGTTTTTCTTATAGCTAAAGTATTAACTCATCCTCGCTTGAAAACAACCATTTGGATTATTTTTTTAGCCTCATGGCTTATTGTACCCATAACACAAATGTACTATGACAATAAAAATGGGTATAATAACATTGAGCCCTTTTTTGATAAACACTTTAAAAAAATAAATACAACTGCCATAGTGCTCACCGACCCTGTTATGAAAAGAATTGCCGATTATCAAATGCATTGGGATAGTTCTAAAGTAAGATTTATTAATGAACGTAGTCCACTTATACCCTATCGTCATGAAGCTCATGAGTATTATATTTATCATAATGATTTAACATGGTGGTTAACGGGTATCAAAAAAGGTGGTTCAATGATTATGTGGTATTATCATAAACCTAATATAAAACTTATAGATAGCATCAATGGAAATGTATTATATAAAGTTATATTACCCGAAAAAATGAATCGTCCAGTAAGTCAATATCAATTTACAAACGATATGGAATGGGCTTACATCCCAATGTTTTCGTGTAACAATTTTTATAAAGATTCTACACAAGTTTTTAATGGGAAATATAGTTATAAGCTTGTTCCTCAAGGATTTTCTCCAACTTTAAATATTCCAATGTCACACATTATTTCTTCAATGTCATCAAAAATTGAAATAGAAATTGAAGTTGCAATTTGGGCTCAAAACAATAATTTTACCAACCTTGTTATGTCAATAGAAGATACTACCGGTAAAACTATATTCTGGCTTGGCAAACCTATAAAAGAGCTAATTCGTTCTTGTAATTGCTGGCAAAAATGTAAGCATAATATGAGCTATGAACCTAAAACAGAAACACTCAAACACCATTTAAAAATTTATTTGTGGAATAATGATAGTTCGACTGTGTGGATCGACGATCTAAAATTAAAAATCGTAAATATTGAGCATTTATAG
- a CDS encoding ATP-binding protein, whose product MKNNIQFPSKIENISIIERLVDELTQQYQINSEIYGNMLVSMVEAVNNAIIHGNKLDETKTVKVEYEIENDVFSFSIKDEGNGFDYKNLPDPTAPENIEKPHGRGIFLISHLVDELHFEDNGSKLCVKINIKPR is encoded by the coding sequence ATGAAAAACAATATTCAATTCCCATCAAAAATAGAAAATATAAGCATCATTGAACGTTTGGTTGACGAGCTTACACAACAATATCAGATTAACAGCGAAATATATGGTAATATGCTTGTTTCAATGGTCGAAGCAGTTAACAATGCCATTATTCACGGTAATAAACTCGACGAAACAAAAACTGTAAAAGTAGAATATGAAATCGAAAATGATGTTTTTTCTTTTTCTATAAAAGATGAAGGTAATGGCTTCGATTACAAAAATTTGCCAGATCCTACTGCACCTGAAAATATCGAAAAACCACACGGAAGAGGTATTTTTTTGATTTCTCATTTAGTAGATGAACTTCATTTCGAAGACAATGGTAGTAAATTGTGTGTTAAAATTAACATCAAACCTCGATAA
- a CDS encoding response regulator, protein MTIIYQEKKHSLLKEVDNKLSRTLDIIPISLLKDFHDRATDSLSISPIEDWDNIKRLTKLAKQFDVSFLYTLIIRNGKVYFTSCSTNNQEIQHKTTVRYFTEYTEASDKLKKLPISNKILFETTSDRWGTFRSALKPLYSPGGNIYIAGADMDISYIEDKLSQELFYLILSGIILTLLFIPTLVQVIRIDKKITNSLKKQIDEQTAELSNKLVENSQTTIKLEKALQEKEEFAQKAQEALNSKTNLITTISHELRTPLNVIIGINTLLFQTKLNDEQKDYCQTINNAAIQIVKLIEEAMQVYYSQPERINLELSLFEINDLLMQLINQFSSALRHKKINLTYEIDEQIPTHLVGDVSFLRQILFNLINNAIKFTEKGNIHINVTFDEINPNDNKIVVLFKISDTGIGIDEEQQRKILKALNDDGQLINKSSGLGLGLTLSKHLAKMLNASIWFKSEKNKGTDFYLRVALGVGTVNKNPEELPLIPENANSEKYKKEHFHILLAEDNELNVKVALRSLEKFKHEISIAQSGKQVISLMKNDHFDIILMDIEMPEMDGIEAAKFIRNHPEEVGHINVPIIALTAHATPEMQNLCKNAGINNFVVKPINFNELNELMHKLVNNTLSQE, encoded by the coding sequence TTGACTATAATTTACCAAGAAAAAAAACATTCATTATTAAAAGAAGTAGATAACAAACTTTCTCGAACATTAGATATAATTCCGATTTCGCTTCTAAAAGATTTTCACGATAGAGCCACCGATTCGCTTTCGATTTCACCCATCGAAGACTGGGATAACATAAAAAGACTTACAAAACTAGCTAAACAATTTGATGTATCGTTTCTTTATACACTTATTATTCGTAATGGTAAGGTTTATTTTACTTCTTGCTCAACTAATAATCAAGAGATACAACATAAAACAACTGTTCGTTATTTTACAGAATACACCGAAGCCTCTGATAAACTAAAAAAGCTGCCCATATCCAATAAAATACTTTTTGAAACAACCTCAGACAGATGGGGAACTTTTCGATCTGCTTTAAAACCACTCTACTCTCCCGGTGGCAATATCTATATTGCAGGAGCCGATATGGATATTAGTTATATCGAAGATAAATTATCACAAGAATTATTTTATCTTATTTTATCGGGTATCATTCTTACTTTGCTTTTTATACCCACATTAGTACAAGTAATACGTATTGATAAAAAAATAACAAATTCTTTAAAAAAACAAATTGATGAACAAACGGCTGAGCTTTCCAATAAACTCGTTGAAAATAGTCAAACTACCATAAAATTAGAAAAAGCATTACAAGAAAAGGAAGAATTTGCTCAAAAAGCTCAAGAAGCATTAAATTCAAAAACAAATTTAATTACAACTATAAGTCACGAATTAAGAACTCCTTTAAATGTAATTATTGGCATTAATACATTATTATTTCAAACAAAACTTAACGATGAACAAAAAGACTATTGTCAAACCATAAATAATGCTGCTATTCAAATAGTAAAACTTATCGAAGAAGCAATGCAAGTATATTACTCACAACCCGAGCGAATAAATTTAGAATTAAGTCTTTTTGAAATTAACGACTTATTAATGCAGTTAATTAATCAATTTTCAAGTGCATTACGACATAAAAAAATTAATTTAACCTATGAAATAGACGAACAAATTCCAACTCACCTCGTTGGCGATGTTAGCTTTTTGCGTCAAATTTTATTTAACCTTATTAACAATGCTATAAAATTTACAGAAAAAGGAAATATTCACATTAATGTTACATTTGATGAGATAAACCCTAACGATAATAAAATTGTAGTTTTATTTAAAATTTCTGACACTGGTATTGGAATAGACGAAGAACAACAACGAAAAATCTTAAAAGCACTTAACGACGATGGTCAACTTATAAACAAATCATCAGGACTAGGATTAGGATTAACTCTTAGCAAGCATCTTGCTAAAATGTTAAATGCTTCTATTTGGTTTAAAAGCGAAAAAAATAAAGGAACTGATTTTTATTTAAGAGTGGCTTTAGGTGTTGGTACTGTAAATAAGAATCCCGAAGAATTGCCACTCATCCCCGAAAATGCTAATAGTGAGAAATATAAAAAAGAACATTTCCACATTTTATTAGCAGAAGACAACGAACTAAATGTAAAAGTAGCATTACGCTCACTTGAGAAATTTAAGCATGAAATAAGTATAGCCCAATCGGGCAAACAAGTTATTTCGCTTATGAAAAATGATCATTTTGATATCATCTTAATGGATATTGAAATGCCCGAAATGGATGGAATAGAAGCAGCTAAATTTATTAGAAATCATCCCGAAGAAGTTGGACATATAAATGTACCAATTATTGCACTTACAGCACATGCAACACCCGAAATGCAAAACCTATGCAAAAACGCAGGCATTAATAATTTTGTTGTAAAACCCATCAATTTCAATGAACTCAACGAACTCATGCATAAGCTGGTTAATAATACTTTATCACAAGAATAA
- the ybeY gene encoding rRNA maturation RNase YbeY → MSLLFHLADIKTDPIKGKKNKLKKWISLVSTEFKKEVGDINIIFCSNEYLLKINQQFLNHHYYTDVITFSYNENNVLAGDIFISIDQVAANAQQFKASFDEELFRVMIHGILHLIGFDDDTDHKRMHMHVLEDEALEKLNLSK, encoded by the coding sequence ATGTCTTTATTATTTCATTTGGCCGATATTAAAACAGATCCTATAAAGGGCAAGAAAAATAAACTTAAAAAATGGATAAGTCTAGTTTCTACCGAATTTAAGAAAGAAGTGGGAGATATTAATATCATTTTTTGTTCAAATGAATATTTATTAAAAATAAATCAACAATTCTTGAATCATCATTATTATACCGATGTTATTACTTTCTCGTATAATGAAAATAATGTTTTGGCGGGCGATATATTTATAAGCATTGATCAAGTTGCCGCAAATGCTCAACAATTTAAGGCATCGTTTGACGAAGAGTTATTTAGAGTTATGATTCATGGCATATTACATTTAATAGGTTTTGACGACGATACAGACCATAAACGCATGCACATGCATGTACTCGAAGATGAGGCATTAGAAAAATTAAATTTAAGTAAATAA
- a CDS encoding glycosyltransferase yields the protein MSVVICARNEEENLKRFLPSVLTQNYPNYEVIVVNDASEDDSHWVLEDFSKIYPHLKISTIKKDEKFNHGKKLALTIGIKAASNEYLLFTDADCECVSSNWIRQMMSTYSEKTDIVLGYGGYFKTKGFLNKFIRFDTLFIAMQYMGFAKAHIPYMGVGRNLSYKKSLFFKNKGFANHAMLFSGDDDLFVNEHATSQNVAVNTLAHTRSSAKTDYFSWIIQKKRHQSTFKLYKNKHKILLSLEPLSRWLFYLLIPVLLILDIRTLPIIVSIFILRLIFLIIAYYFSSKTLKEQDLLLFSPLFDMLYLINDLIIKLTKNPHQQRTWK from the coding sequence GTGTCAGTTGTCATATGTGCGCGTAACGAAGAAGAAAACTTAAAGCGTTTTTTACCTTCTGTATTAACACAAAACTATCCAAACTACGAAGTCATTGTTGTAAACGACGCTTCAGAAGACGATAGCCACTGGGTACTTGAAGATTTTTCCAAAATTTATCCACATTTAAAAATATCTACCATAAAAAAAGATGAAAAATTTAATCATGGTAAAAAATTGGCATTAACCATTGGCATAAAAGCTGCTTCGAACGAATACCTGTTATTTACTGATGCCGATTGTGAATGCGTTTCGAGTAATTGGATTCGTCAAATGATGAGCACATACTCCGAAAAAACCGATATCGTACTTGGTTATGGCGGATATTTTAAAACAAAAGGATTTCTCAATAAATTCATACGGTTCGACACCTTGTTTATTGCCATGCAATATATGGGATTTGCAAAAGCACATATCCCTTATATGGGCGTTGGACGAAATCTCTCTTACAAAAAATCGTTATTCTTTAAAAACAAAGGTTTTGCTAATCATGCCATGCTATTTTCGGGCGATGACGATCTCTTTGTTAACGAACATGCAACCTCTCAAAACGTAGCTGTCAACACCCTTGCTCACACCCGTTCAAGTGCTAAAACCGATTATTTTTCATGGATAATTCAAAAAAAACGACATCAAAGTACTTTTAAATTATATAAAAACAAACACAAAATATTGCTAAGTCTCGAACCATTGAGCCGTTGGTTATTTTATCTTTTAATACCAGTTCTTTTAATTTTAGACATTCGCACCCTTCCAATAATTGTATCCATTTTTATTCTCCGGCTAATTTTTTTAATCATCGCATATTATTTTTCGTCAAAAACTTTGAAAGAACAAGATTTATTATTATTTTCGCCGCTGTTTGATATGTTGTATTTAATCAATGATTTAATAATTAAATTAACCAAAAACCCACATCAGCAGCGAACATGGAAATAA
- a CDS encoding sigma-70 family RNA polymerase sigma factor, which produces MEISPNLSNKALQDYVLVQQAIKGDEKSFAELMGRYRDSIYFMLLKMVANKVDAEDLTIEAFTKAFRNLSQYSPSFAFSTWLFKIATNNCIDFLRKKKTDLVSIDGPPAEGSDQDSSISLPSDTLDPEEELIREQKFILMRDVVEKLKPRYRMLIELRYFKEYSYEEIAAELEIPIGTVKAQLFRARELLYLIIKKSKDKI; this is translated from the coding sequence ATGGAAATAAGCCCTAACCTAAGCAATAAAGCCCTTCAAGATTATGTGCTTGTACAACAAGCTATCAAAGGCGACGAAAAATCGTTTGCTGAACTTATGGGTCGCTACCGCGATTCTATCTACTTTATGTTACTCAAAATGGTTGCCAATAAAGTAGATGCCGAAGATTTAACCATCGAAGCGTTTACAAAAGCTTTTCGTAATTTATCACAATATTCTCCAAGTTTTGCTTTTAGTACATGGTTGTTTAAAATCGCAACCAACAACTGCATCGATTTTTTACGTAAAAAGAAAACCGACCTTGTTTCTATTGATGGACCTCCCGCCGAAGGAAGTGACCAAGATTCATCTATTTCATTGCCATCCGATACTTTAGACCCCGAAGAAGAACTTATTCGAGAACAAAAGTTTATACTAATGCGCGATGTAGTCGAAAAACTAAAGCCACGTTATCGAATGCTCATTGAATTAAGGTATTTTAAAGAATACTCATACGAAGAAATCGCTGCCGAACTCGAAATTCCTATAGGAACAGTTAAAGCACAACTTTTCCGCGCACGCGAATTGCTGTATCTCATTATAAAAAAATCTAAAGACAAGATTTAA